A single region of the Leisingera thetidis genome encodes:
- a CDS encoding sugar 3,4-ketoisomerase has product MPLTDCKIIDLPKITDVRGNLTFVEGGNHIPFDIKRVYYLYDVPGGADRGEHAHKALHQFIICMSGSFDILLDDGFETKRFHLNRSYYGLYVCPMMWRYLDNFSSGAVCMVLTSEAYDEGDYIRDYDEFKAAIGAA; this is encoded by the coding sequence GTGCCTCTGACTGACTGCAAAATCATTGATTTGCCCAAGATCACCGATGTGCGGGGCAACCTGACTTTTGTCGAAGGCGGCAATCATATCCCCTTTGATATCAAGCGGGTATATTACCTTTACGATGTGCCCGGCGGGGCCGACCGCGGCGAGCACGCGCATAAGGCGCTGCATCAGTTCATCATCTGCATGTCCGGCAGTTTCGACATCCTGCTGGATGACGGCTTCGAGACCAAGCGCTTCCATCTGAACCGCTCCTACTACGGGCTTTATGTCTGCCCGATGATGTGGCGCTACCTCGACAACTTCTCCTCCGGCGCGGTCTGCATGGTGCTGACCTCCGAGGCTTATGACGAAGGTGACTACATCCGCGACTACGACGAATTCAAAGCCGCCATAGGTGCGGCGTGA
- a CDS encoding DUF805 domain-containing protein, which yields MDRFILLCLVIALGCIPAGFWYQHEYQELPIWIIVIACAAIALIFIRIVELALKGTVAKLTNPDTQKKLKAASDDAAEKAVEAAKQGTQTAQEVGNSLVPRLQYLFSFSGRSTRGEYLLCQIGTGVAMFLSLVLLLSEAGILPLIVLLASAVILLAFGVRRTRDTGVSQWWFLLILVPPANLAMFVFLLLVPTDEFKGKGF from the coding sequence ATGGATCGATTTATACTTCTTTGCTTAGTTATTGCACTCGGGTGTATTCCCGCAGGCTTCTGGTATCAGCACGAGTACCAGGAACTCCCAATTTGGATCATTGTCATCGCCTGTGCGGCGATCGCGTTGATTTTTATCCGCATAGTTGAACTCGCTTTGAAGGGAACCGTTGCAAAGCTGACCAACCCCGACACCCAGAAAAAGCTTAAAGCGGCTTCTGACGATGCAGCCGAAAAAGCCGTTGAAGCAGCCAAGCAAGGGACACAAACTGCCCAGGAAGTTGGCAACAGCTTAGTTCCGCGGCTGCAGTACCTGTTTAGCTTCTCGGGTCGATCAACCCGGGGTGAGTATCTGCTATGCCAGATCGGAACCGGGGTGGCTATGTTCCTCAGTTTGGTTCTTTTGCTATCGGAGGCTGGGATATTGCCGCTGATTGTGCTCCTCGCTAGCGCAGTAATCCTCCTCGCTTTCGGTGTTCGGCGAACCCGTGACACAGGAGTAAGTCAATGGTGGTTCTTGCTTATCCTCGTTCCGCCAGCGAACCTTGCCATGTTCGTGTTTCTCCTTCTCGTCCCGACCGACGAGTTCAAGGGTAAGGGGTTCTAA
- a CDS encoding DegT/DnrJ/EryC1/StrS family aminotransferase: MKVPFLDIAGAHAEIQDQLDEAVLRVARSGSYILGPEVEAFEADFARFTGAPHCLGTGNGLDALVLALKAMGIGPGDEVIVPANTYIATWLAVSFCGATIVPVEPLEATHNIDPEAAAAAITSRTKAIIPVHLYGQPADMDPLLQLSERHGLHLLEDAAQAHGARYKGQRIGSFGEAACWSFYPGKNLGALGDGGGFTTTSPELAARVSMLRNYGSAVKYEHELAGQNSRLDPMQAAALQVKLQVLDDWNARRQAIAARYLGALSASGLVLPAVPQWADPVWHLFVVRHPQRDGFRARLEEAGIGTVIHYPKPPHLQGAFASQGHARGAFPLAETLASEVISLPVGPAQTEAQTEYVIGQVLKLA, translated from the coding sequence GTGAAAGTCCCTTTCCTCGATATCGCTGGCGCCCATGCCGAAATCCAGGACCAGCTGGATGAAGCCGTGCTGCGGGTCGCGCGGTCCGGGAGCTACATCCTGGGCCCCGAAGTGGAGGCGTTTGAGGCGGATTTCGCCCGGTTCACCGGCGCGCCTCATTGCCTTGGCACCGGCAACGGGCTGGATGCGCTGGTCCTGGCGCTGAAGGCGATGGGGATCGGCCCGGGCGATGAGGTTATCGTACCCGCCAATACCTATATTGCAACCTGGCTTGCGGTCAGTTTCTGCGGCGCAACGATCGTGCCGGTAGAGCCTTTGGAGGCCACCCACAACATCGACCCCGAAGCGGCCGCCGCCGCCATCACGTCCCGCACCAAGGCGATCATCCCGGTCCATCTTTACGGCCAGCCGGCCGATATGGACCCGCTGCTGCAGCTGTCGGAGCGGCACGGTCTGCACCTGCTGGAAGACGCCGCCCAGGCCCATGGCGCCAGATACAAGGGCCAGCGGATCGGCAGTTTCGGCGAGGCCGCCTGCTGGAGTTTCTATCCGGGCAAGAACCTGGGCGCACTGGGCGACGGCGGCGGTTTCACCACCACTTCGCCGGAGCTGGCGGCGCGGGTATCGATGCTGCGCAACTACGGCTCAGCGGTCAAATATGAGCATGAGCTGGCCGGCCAGAACAGCCGCCTGGACCCGATGCAAGCGGCTGCGCTGCAAGTGAAGCTGCAGGTTCTGGATGACTGGAACGCCCGCCGCCAGGCCATTGCCGCCCGTTATCTGGGCGCCCTGTCTGCCTCGGGCCTGGTGCTGCCTGCGGTGCCGCAATGGGCGGATCCGGTCTGGCATCTCTTTGTGGTGCGCCACCCGCAGCGGGACGGGTTCCGCGCCCGGCTGGAAGAGGCGGGGATCGGCACCGTCATCCATTATCCCAAGCCGCCGCATCTGCAGGGCGCCTTTGCTTCGCAAGGCCATGCCCGGGGCGCATTTCCCCTGGCCGAGACCCTGGCCTCGGAAGTCATCAGCCTGCCGGTCGGCCCGGCCCAGACTGAAGCGCAGACCGAATATGTTATCGGCCAGGTTCTGAAACTCGCGTGA
- a CDS encoding GNAT family N-acetyltransferase, translating to MTVEVRRYTAEDASPWDAFLKTSKNGTFLLQRGFMDYHADRFQDHSLLIFEDGRLLAVMPANADGTVLNSHGGLTYGGVVSGAKMSAERMLAVFDALSAYLRAAGFSEVNYKAVPYIYHSQPADEDIYALFRHGAQAVRTDVSATIAIPHRLPFGSGKKDGLRKARKAGLEIRESTDWSACWALLTRVLGDRHNARPVHSETEIQLLASRFPDRIRMFGAFDSDQMVSALVIFDCGRTVHVQYIASSEQGRRKGGVDMIVHHLLEEVFADRAWFDFGISTTDQGRELNAGLAKQKEMFGARSTVYQQFRWQLA from the coding sequence GTGACGGTTGAGGTACGGCGCTACACGGCGGAGGACGCCAGCCCGTGGGATGCGTTCCTGAAGACATCCAAGAACGGCACTTTCCTGCTGCAGCGCGGGTTCATGGATTATCACGCCGACCGGTTTCAGGATCATTCGCTGCTGATCTTTGAAGACGGCAGGCTGCTGGCGGTGATGCCGGCCAACGCCGACGGCACCGTGCTGAACTCCCATGGCGGGCTGACCTATGGCGGGGTGGTCTCTGGTGCGAAGATGAGCGCCGAGCGCATGCTTGCGGTGTTCGATGCACTTTCCGCCTATCTGCGCGCGGCCGGGTTCAGCGAGGTCAATTACAAGGCCGTGCCTTATATCTACCACAGCCAGCCCGCCGACGAAGACATCTACGCGCTGTTCCGGCACGGCGCGCAGGCTGTGCGCACGGATGTGTCGGCCACTATCGCCATACCGCACCGCCTGCCCTTTGGCAGCGGCAAGAAGGACGGGCTGCGCAAAGCGCGCAAGGCCGGGCTGGAAATCCGCGAAAGCACCGATTGGAGTGCCTGCTGGGCGCTGCTCACCCGGGTTCTGGGCGACCGCCATAACGCCCGGCCCGTGCACAGCGAGACGGAAATCCAACTGCTGGCCAGCCGCTTTCCGGACCGGATCCGGATGTTCGGCGCCTTTGACAGCGATCAGATGGTCTCCGCCCTGGTGATCTTCGACTGCGGCCGGACCGTGCATGTGCAGTATATCGCTTCCTCCGAGCAGGGCCGCCGGAAGGGCGGCGTCGATATGATCGTCCACCACTTGCTGGAGGAGGTTTTTGCGGACCGGGCATGGTTTGATTTTGGCATTTCCACCACTGATCAGGGGCGGGAGCTGAACGCAGGCCTGGCCAAGCAGAAAGAGATGTTCGGCGCCCGCAGCACAGTGTATCAGCAGTTCCGCTGGCAACTCGCCTGA
- a CDS encoding tyrosine-type recombinase/integrase, with translation MRRGRTFYFMKRLPRKISGGVSNRFLRLSLRTEFPLDAVVRAGSLLAVYEQKEPEIVDALKQNEISPSEAEALLKAILRKDLNRILQEQNSETALSDQEIDERIAALKAENQALRDAMKFKDWSLVQPALCAAGEKTSLPLSLPVSPDLGRRAASLQRQINKAEIKTLNGEDVRVAAAKLLSKEDNADFDQFIKGEIMLSGAVQDAVQRASSRDMARKIAATGEIALEFFGDIPLSTITTDKVKDLMFFIQRIPSLHGKKHGNNRFVHDREKATKREEVERADLHDASVRAKIEADETLALPEMRARLAERLIPRLTMTTVGHHLDRLHGIFRNAQKNLDYTGQTRFLTHSDMKEHIKGNSNEKSDPLFVRKDRPKDREAWSQERLKALLMSPIYTGCASNGRRWQPGSMIIRDAKYWVPLLVMTLGSRILEILQLKKTDLILHNGVLCLTIGITSEHRVKNSDSKRTLPLPQLLIDLGFVEWVHSQPVDQRLLFPSPAGGTDIAATAGNFGKQLKTLYRRLGIADWSEDFYALRKTLSSALDDAGVPENRRQAIAGHAGGTTLNKFYTKRNVSTLKSELEKFDLKVTVAFSDAHDHPVIEDCNLIAKPVARVEVELGKDETASLVRVKSMQTGEILVNAKIAQNEPHSNPAGKGRFWTPQDVAVQLRSIGTAYELSMPQTLQRRQAVENLMTYGYKT, from the coding sequence ATGCGCCGCGGCCGTACGTTTTATTTCATGAAGCGCCTGCCCCGAAAAATTTCTGGCGGCGTATCAAACCGGTTTTTGCGTCTCTCTTTACGAACCGAGTTCCCGCTCGACGCCGTGGTGCGGGCCGGAAGCCTGCTCGCGGTCTACGAGCAGAAGGAACCGGAAATCGTGGACGCCCTGAAACAAAATGAGATTTCGCCGAGTGAAGCAGAGGCTCTGCTGAAAGCAATACTGCGAAAGGATCTCAATCGCATCCTGCAGGAGCAGAATTCAGAGACAGCCCTGTCCGATCAGGAAATCGATGAAAGAATTGCGGCCCTCAAGGCCGAGAACCAGGCATTGCGTGACGCTATGAAGTTCAAGGACTGGTCTCTCGTGCAGCCTGCCCTGTGCGCGGCCGGGGAAAAAACCTCGCTGCCCCTCTCGCTTCCGGTTTCGCCGGATCTCGGGCGCCGGGCCGCTTCCCTGCAACGGCAGATCAATAAAGCCGAAATCAAAACCCTCAATGGCGAAGATGTACGGGTAGCTGCAGCAAAACTGCTCTCGAAAGAAGACAATGCGGATTTTGACCAGTTTATCAAAGGTGAGATCATGTTGTCCGGCGCGGTTCAAGACGCAGTCCAAAGAGCAAGCTCCCGCGACATGGCGCGCAAAATTGCGGCCACAGGAGAGATCGCTCTCGAATTCTTCGGGGACATTCCCTTGAGCACGATAACGACGGACAAGGTCAAGGACCTCATGTTTTTTATTCAGCGCATACCCTCACTTCACGGGAAGAAACACGGCAATAACCGCTTCGTTCATGACCGGGAGAAGGCCACAAAGCGGGAAGAGGTTGAACGCGCCGACCTGCATGACGCCAGCGTCCGCGCCAAAATCGAGGCAGACGAAACGCTGGCCCTGCCTGAGATGCGGGCCCGCCTTGCCGAACGCCTCATTCCCCGGCTCACGATGACAACAGTCGGCCATCACCTCGACCGCCTGCACGGCATCTTCAGAAATGCCCAGAAAAATCTCGACTATACCGGCCAGACCCGGTTCCTGACGCACTCGGATATGAAGGAGCACATCAAAGGAAACAGCAATGAAAAGTCGGATCCGCTTTTTGTCCGTAAGGACAGACCAAAAGACCGGGAAGCCTGGTCGCAGGAGCGGCTCAAAGCCTTGCTCATGTCACCGATCTATACCGGATGCGCGTCAAACGGGCGCCGCTGGCAGCCCGGCTCTATGATCATCCGGGATGCGAAATACTGGGTTCCACTGCTGGTGATGACGCTGGGATCCCGGATCCTGGAAATTCTGCAGCTGAAAAAGACAGATCTGATCTTACACAATGGCGTTTTGTGCCTGACAATCGGAATCACGTCAGAACACCGGGTTAAGAACAGCGACTCGAAGAGAACGCTGCCACTTCCTCAGCTCCTGATCGATCTGGGCTTCGTGGAGTGGGTCCATTCGCAGCCGGTGGACCAGCGCCTGCTGTTTCCCTCTCCGGCTGGAGGCACTGACATCGCCGCCACTGCCGGGAATTTCGGGAAACAGCTGAAAACACTGTACCGCCGCCTCGGCATTGCGGATTGGAGTGAAGATTTCTATGCGCTACGCAAAACACTGAGCAGCGCGCTTGACGATGCCGGCGTTCCCGAAAACCGCCGTCAGGCAATCGCCGGTCATGCCGGAGGAACCACCCTCAACAAGTTTTACACCAAGCGCAATGTCTCCACCCTGAAATCGGAGCTGGAAAAATTCGACCTCAAAGTAACCGTGGCTTTCTCGGACGCACACGATCACCCGGTCATCGAGGACTGCAATCTTATCGCCAAACCGGTTGCCAGGGTCGAGGTTGAACTTGGGAAAGATGAAACGGCGAGCCTTGTTCGGGTGAAATCGATGCAAACAGGTGAAATCCTGGTGAACGCCAAAATTGCGCAAAATGAACCGCACTCCAATCCCGCCGGGAAGGGTAGGTTCTGGACACCGCAGGATGTGGCCGTTCAACTTCGCAGTATCGGTACGGCGTATGAGCTCTCCATGCCGCAAACCCTGCAACGCCGGCAAGCCGTTGAGAACCTGATGACCTATGGGTACAAAACGTGA
- a CDS encoding DUF6538 domain-containing protein: protein MSAQIKYAYLKGHTWLYRRNYPKDVAVVLGQQALKQSLKTRDTSTARVRAAEINARYETLVARIRSEAEDALSAPESRVNAPGWVAKPETALDRLRATLEHSGTVLERPEFNRLVSRSYG from the coding sequence ATGTCTGCTCAGATCAAGTATGCGTACTTGAAAGGCCATACGTGGCTTTATCGGCGCAACTACCCCAAGGATGTCGCCGTTGTGCTCGGTCAGCAAGCCTTGAAGCAATCGTTGAAGACTCGGGACACTTCGACAGCCCGCGTCCGGGCAGCGGAGATAAACGCCCGCTACGAGACGCTGGTGGCAAGGATACGATCAGAGGCCGAAGACGCACTCTCTGCCCCGGAGAGCCGCGTAAACGCCCCGGGATGGGTAGCGAAGCCGGAGACCGCTCTTGACCGCCTGCGGGCCACTCTGGAGCACTCAGGTACCGTTCTGGAGCGCCCTGAGTTCAACCGATTGGTATCCCGCAGCTATGGCTGA
- a CDS encoding tyrosine-type recombinase/integrase yields MSRAEGREFLGAIARLSPLIGKSEKTRGLGLNALLSFSENCAVKITVRTQKRIWSQVNHFLDWCVYEGHLEANPFKSVLFDQKIKPRPYAVLTDQEVVQLLRVQDPDLHPALVTCLLTGMRAGEAAGLLREDLVTKGNLGTFIHVRPNELRLLKTDAAERQVPAHPVLDDLFRELPGHGPLFPDLTVNRITKGFAVLGRQLKLERSGLVFHSTRKWFITQCERTGVPEHFTASLVGHKSARSENGITYGIYSAGISDEQKRAIVDQIRLPVPG; encoded by the coding sequence TTGTCCCGGGCGGAGGGGCGAGAGTTCCTCGGGGCGATTGCCCGGCTCTCACCGCTGATCGGCAAGTCGGAGAAAACCCGTGGCTTGGGGCTCAACGCTCTGCTCTCGTTCTCAGAGAACTGTGCCGTCAAGATCACGGTGCGAACCCAGAAGCGTATCTGGTCGCAGGTAAATCATTTCCTCGACTGGTGCGTCTACGAGGGTCATCTGGAAGCTAATCCCTTCAAGTCGGTGTTGTTCGACCAGAAGATCAAGCCTCGGCCCTACGCGGTTTTGACCGATCAGGAGGTGGTCCAACTGCTGCGGGTTCAGGACCCTGATCTGCATCCTGCTTTGGTAACTTGTTTGCTGACCGGGATGCGGGCGGGGGAAGCGGCGGGACTGCTTCGGGAAGACCTCGTAACCAAGGGCAATCTCGGGACGTTCATCCACGTTCGCCCCAATGAGTTGCGCCTGCTGAAGACCGATGCTGCGGAGAGACAGGTTCCGGCTCACCCGGTCCTGGATGATCTGTTTCGGGAGTTACCGGGCCACGGGCCGCTGTTTCCTGATCTAACCGTTAACCGGATCACAAAGGGGTTCGCTGTTCTTGGTCGGCAGCTGAAGCTTGAGCGTTCAGGTCTGGTGTTTCACTCCACCCGGAAATGGTTCATCACCCAGTGCGAGCGAACAGGCGTTCCGGAGCATTTCACGGCGTCTCTGGTGGGCCATAAGTCTGCACGGTCAGAGAACGGGATCACCTACGGCATCTATTCCGCAGGGATCAGTGACGAGCAGAAGCGGGCAATAGTTGACCAGATACGGCTCCCGGTGCCGGGATGA
- a CDS encoding IS256 family transposase, with protein sequence MNDATIIEFAGRDTVSDPLTDLLRKGARELLQTAVEAELDAFLAEFAKHRTPEGRAAVVRNGHHPERAVQTGIGPVTVQIPKVRSKTGAPVAFRSALVPPYVRKAKSIEAALPWLYLKGISTGEMGAALKALLGPDATGFSAKTVARLKAQWAEEYDAWRKADLGRDEWVYVWADGIYSGLRGTDDRLCALVVIGVNARGEKHFLAIEDGVRESTQSWREVLLGLKSRGLNAPKLAVGDGAMGFWAALEEVYPSTRQQRCWVHKTGNVLNYLPKRSQPKAKKALHDIWQAETREDARKEFDLFVGTYEAKYPKAVECLVKDRDELLTFYDFPAQHWQSIRTSNPIESAFATIRHRTKRTKGCLSRDGMLHMMFKLGQCAEKSWRKLRGFAHLADVIEGVDFINGIKPSTQDQAAA encoded by the coding sequence ATGAATGACGCTACCATCATCGAATTTGCCGGTCGAGACACCGTGTCGGACCCGCTGACGGATCTTCTGCGCAAGGGCGCGCGGGAGCTTCTGCAAACGGCGGTCGAGGCGGAGCTGGACGCTTTCCTGGCCGAATTTGCGAAACACCGCACCCCGGAGGGCCGGGCCGCGGTTGTTCGGAACGGACACCACCCCGAACGCGCCGTGCAGACCGGGATCGGCCCGGTCACGGTGCAGATCCCGAAGGTGCGCTCGAAGACGGGCGCGCCTGTGGCGTTCCGCTCGGCGCTGGTCCCGCCTTACGTCCGCAAGGCGAAGTCGATCGAGGCGGCGCTGCCCTGGCTGTACCTCAAGGGCATCTCTACGGGCGAGATGGGCGCAGCACTCAAGGCGCTCCTGGGCCCGGACGCGACCGGCTTCTCGGCCAAGACAGTGGCGCGGCTGAAGGCGCAATGGGCGGAGGAGTACGACGCCTGGCGCAAGGCCGATCTTGGCCGTGATGAATGGGTCTATGTCTGGGCCGACGGGATCTACAGCGGCTTGCGCGGCACAGATGACCGGCTCTGCGCCCTGGTCGTGATCGGCGTCAATGCGCGCGGCGAGAAGCATTTCCTGGCCATCGAGGACGGCGTGCGGGAAAGCACCCAAAGCTGGCGCGAGGTCCTGCTGGGGCTCAAAAGCCGCGGCCTCAACGCTCCGAAACTGGCGGTCGGCGACGGGGCCATGGGATTTTGGGCGGCTCTTGAGGAAGTCTATCCCTCCACCCGGCAACAGCGCTGCTGGGTGCATAAGACGGGCAACGTTCTGAACTATCTGCCAAAGCGCAGTCAGCCCAAGGCAAAGAAGGCGCTGCACGACATCTGGCAGGCCGAGACCCGTGAAGATGCCCGCAAGGAGTTTGACTTGTTCGTCGGCACCTACGAAGCGAAATACCCCAAGGCGGTCGAATGCCTGGTCAAGGACCGCGACGAACTGCTGACCTTCTACGACTTCCCCGCCCAGCACTGGCAGAGCATCAGGACGTCAAATCCCATCGAGAGCGCGTTCGCCACCATCCGCCACCGCACGAAACGCACCAAGGGATGCCTGAGCCGGGACGGGATGCTCCACATGATGTTCAAGCTCGGCCAATGCGCTGAGAAAAGCTGGCGCAAGCTGCGCGGCTTCGCTCATCTCGCAGACGTCATCGAAGGCGTCGATTTCATCAACGGCATCAAGCCATCAACACAAGATCAGGCCGCCGCTTGA
- a CDS encoding IS256 family transposase, translated as MNDATIIEFAGRDTVSDPLTDLLRKGARELLQTAVEAELDAFLAEFAKHRTPEGRAAVVRNGHHPERAVQTGIGPVTVQIPKVRSKTGAPVAFRSALVPPYVRKAKSIEAALPWLYLKGISTGEMGAALKALLGPDATGFSAKTVARLKAQWAEEYDAWRKADLGRDEWVYVWADGIYSGLRGTDDRLCALVVIGVNARGEKHFLAIEDGVRESTQSWREVLLGLKSRGLNAPKLAVGDGAMGFWAALEEVYPSTRQQRCWVHKTGNVLNYLPKRSQPKAKKALHDIWQVETREDARKEFDLFVGTYEAKYPKAVECLVKDRDELLTFYDFPAQHWQSIRTSNPIESAFATIRHRTKRTKGCLSRDGMLHMMFKLGQCAEKSWRKLRGFAHLADVIEGVDFINGIKPSTQDQAAA; from the coding sequence ATGAATGACGCTACCATCATCGAATTTGCCGGTCGAGACACCGTGTCGGACCCGCTGACGGATCTTCTGCGCAAGGGCGCGCGGGAGCTTCTGCAAACGGCGGTCGAGGCGGAGCTGGACGCTTTCCTGGCCGAATTTGCGAAACACCGCACCCCGGAGGGCCGGGCCGCGGTTGTTCGGAACGGACACCACCCCGAACGCGCCGTGCAGACCGGGATCGGCCCGGTCACGGTGCAGATCCCGAAGGTGCGCTCGAAGACGGGCGCGCCTGTGGCGTTCCGCTCGGCGCTGGTCCCGCCTTACGTCCGCAAGGCGAAGTCGATCGAGGCGGCGCTGCCCTGGCTGTACCTCAAGGGCATCTCTACGGGCGAGATGGGCGCAGCACTCAAGGCGCTCCTGGGCCCGGACGCGACCGGCTTCTCGGCCAAGACAGTGGCGCGGCTGAAGGCGCAATGGGCGGAGGAGTACGACGCCTGGCGCAAGGCCGATCTTGGCCGTGATGAATGGGTCTATGTCTGGGCCGACGGGATCTACAGCGGCTTGCGCGGCACAGATGACCGGCTCTGCGCCCTGGTCGTGATCGGCGTCAATGCGCGCGGCGAGAAGCATTTCCTGGCCATCGAGGACGGCGTGCGGGAAAGCACCCAAAGCTGGCGCGAGGTCCTGCTGGGGCTCAAAAGCCGCGGCCTCAACGCTCCGAAACTGGCGGTCGGCGACGGGGCCATGGGATTTTGGGCGGCTCTTGAGGAAGTCTATCCCTCCACCCGGCAACAGCGCTGCTGGGTGCATAAGACGGGCAACGTTCTGAACTATCTGCCAAAGCGCAGTCAGCCCAAGGCAAAGAAGGCGCTGCACGACATCTGGCAGGTCGAGACCCGTGAAGATGCCCGCAAGGAGTTTGACTTGTTCGTCGGCACCTACGAAGCGAAATACCCCAAGGCGGTCGAATGCCTGGTCAAGGACCGCGACGAACTGCTGACCTTCTACGACTTCCCCGCCCAGCACTGGCAGAGCATCAGGACGTCAAATCCCATCGAGAGCGCGTTCGCCACCATCCGCCACCGCACGAAACGCACCAAGGGATGCCTGAGCCGGGACGGGATGCTCCACATGATGTTCAAGCTCGGCCAATGCGCTGAGAAAAGCTGGCGCAAGCTGCGCGGCTTCGCTCATCTCGCAGACGTCATCGAAGGCGTCGATTTCATCAACGGCATCAAGCCATCAACACAAGATCAGGCCGCCGCTTGA
- a CDS encoding acetyltransferase — MSKKLLIIGAGEFADIAYEYFTVDSGYEVAGFAVEAEYLTEEEKFGLPVVALETVETVFPASEVDAHVAVTSTKLNRIRVRLIEIARSKGYALANFISPRAMVWRTAELGDNVFIFENNVVQHGVKIESGCVLWSGNHIGHQTRIREHCFLASHVVVSGYCDIGARSFVGVNATFADNVKIGEDSFVGMAAAVNKSFDTAGQILNGNPAEPAKVSSYRYFRIKQ, encoded by the coding sequence ATGAGCAAAAAGCTACTGATCATCGGTGCGGGTGAATTCGCCGACATCGCCTATGAATATTTCACTGTCGACAGCGGTTATGAAGTTGCCGGTTTTGCGGTCGAGGCCGAGTATCTGACCGAGGAAGAGAAATTCGGCCTGCCGGTGGTGGCCCTGGAGACCGTGGAAACCGTATTCCCCGCCTCCGAGGTCGACGCCCATGTGGCGGTGACCTCGACCAAACTGAACCGGATCCGCGTGCGGCTGATCGAGATTGCCCGCAGCAAAGGCTATGCGCTGGCCAATTTCATCAGCCCCCGCGCCATGGTCTGGCGCACGGCAGAGCTGGGCGACAATGTGTTCATCTTTGAAAACAACGTGGTGCAGCACGGGGTCAAGATCGAAAGCGGCTGCGTGCTGTGGTCGGGCAACCATATCGGCCATCAGACCCGGATCCGCGAGCACTGTTTCCTGGCCTCGCATGTCGTGGTTTCGGGCTATTGCGATATCGGCGCGCGTAGTTTTGTCGGAGTCAACGCGACCTTTGCCGACAATGTGAAAATCGGCGAGGACAGCTTTGTCGGCATGGCGGCGGCCGTGAACAAAAGCTTTGACACCGCGGGCCAGATCCTGAACGGCAACCCGGCGGAGCCTGCCAAAGTGTCCTCCTACCGCTATTTCCGGATCAAGCAGTAA
- a CDS encoding helix-turn-helix domain-containing protein, whose product MAIRRLVGRNLKRFREEAGFSQETLAFECGLHRTYVSGVERGVRNPTIVVLEKLAVPLGVPAWRLLVPEDEQA is encoded by the coding sequence ATGGCAATTCGCAGGCTAGTTGGACGAAATCTGAAGCGGTTCAGGGAAGAAGCAGGGTTCTCGCAGGAGACTCTGGCCTTTGAGTGTGGCCTGCACCGGACCTATGTCAGCGGTGTCGAACGCGGGGTAAGGAACCCGACTATCGTGGTGCTCGAAAAGCTAGCGGTCCCACTTGGCGTTCCGGCGTGGAGGCTGTTGGTGCCTGAGGACGAGCAGGCTTAG